The DNA region TTTTACTTATTTAAAACTTCTTTTAAATAGTGTCCTGTATAACTTTCTTCAACTTTTGCAAGTTGTTCCGGTGTTCCAGTGGCAAGAATAGTTCCCCCGCCTGAACCACCTTCTGGACCTAAGTCAATTAAGTGATCAGCCGTTTTAATGACATCTAAATTATGTTCAATCACTAGCACTGTATTACCACCTTCAACTAAACGATCCAACACTTCTAACAGACGTGCAATATCATCTGTGTGAAGTCCTGTTGTTGGTTCATCTAAGATGTAGAAACTGTTACCAGTTGAACGTTTATGCAACTCGCTAGCTAACTTCATTCGTTGAGCTTCACCACCAGATAAAGTTGTTGCTGGCTGTCCTAATGTCACATATCCTAAACCAACATCTACAATCGTTTGGATTTTACGTTTAATTTTTGGAATATGCTGGAAGAACTCAACAGCATCATCACAAGTCATTTCTAAAATGTCTGCAATGTTTTTACCTTTGTAATGAACTTCTAACGTTTCTGAATTATAACGTTTCCCATGACAGACTTCACATGGCACGTAAACATCTGGCAAGAAATGCATTTCAATTTTAATAATCCCGTCACCACGACAGGCTTCACAGCGGCCGCCCTTCACGTTAAAACTAAAGCGCCCTTTTTTATAACCACGAACTTTAGCTTCAGTTGTTTGAGCAAATAAGTCACGAATATCATCAAAGACACTTGTGTAAGTCGCTGGATTACTTCTTGGTGTCCGACCAATTGGACTTTGATCAATACTAATCATCTTGTCAATCGATTCATAACCAGTCATCTTCTTGAATTTCCCAGGTTTATTCGAGTTACGGTTTAATTTTTGCGCCAAAGCTTTTTTCAAGATTTGATTGACTAACGTGCTCTTCCCTGAACCTGATACACCAGTAACTGCTACGAATTTACCTAGTGGGAAATCAACCGATACATTTTGTAAGTTATTTTCCGAAGCCCCAGTAATCCTTAATTTCTTACCATTTCCCTTACGTCTTGTTTTAGGAACAGCAATTTCTTTTTTACCTGACAAGTATTGTCCGGTTAATGAATTCGGATTTTTCTCAACTTCTTCTGGCGTTCCAGCGGCAATAATTTCGCCACCTTTAGCACCGGCACCCGGACCAATATCGATTAAATAATCAGCTGCACGCATCGTATCTTCATCGTGTTCAACGACGATTAAGGTATTTCCTAAGTCACGCATCTTTTTAAGGGATTCAATCAGACGGTCATTATCTCGTTGGTGTAACCCAATTGATGGCTCATCTAAGATGTAAAGAACACCTGATAAGTTTGAACCAATTTGCGTTGCTAAACGGATCCGTTGGGCTTCACCACCTGATAAGGTTCCAGACGAACGGCTTAATGTTAAATAATCTAGTCCAACATTTTCTAAGAAACTTAAACGATCGTGTACTTCTTTTAAGATTGGTTTCGCAATCGCTTTTTCTTGTTCTGACAGCTCAACTTGGTCAAAGAATGCTAGAGCGTTGGCAATGGCATAGTCACTCACTTCACCAATATGTTTCCCACCTACTTTTACTGATAAAGCTTGAGCATTTAGGCGGTAACCGTGACAACTTTGACAAGGTAGTTCCGTCATATACAATTTCATTTGTTCACGGACATAGTCGCTACTTGTTTCTTGGTAACGGCGTTGAACATTATTTAGAATCCCTTCGAAAGGCACATCGACATCACGAACGCCACCAAAGTCATTTTCGTAATGGAAGTGGAAGTTTTTACCTTCTGACCCATGTAATAATAATTGTTTTTGTGCGGGTTTTAATTTTTCGTATGGTATGTCCATATCAATTTTAAAACTCTTACAAGCTTGTTCTAACATTTGCGGATAGTAATTAGACGTAATTGGATTCCAAGGAACAAAAGCACCCTCTCGTAAGGTTAAACTTGGATCTGGAATCACTAACTCTTCATCTACTTCTAGCTTCATACTTAAGCCATCACATTCAGAACAGGCTCCATATGGCGCATTGAATGAAAACAGACGGGGTTCTAATTCACCAACTGTAAAACCACAATGTGGACAAGCGTAATGTTCACTAAACAAGATTTCTTCTTGATCAATCACATCTACTAAAGCATAACCTTCTGCTAATCTTAAGGCCGCTTCAAATGAGTCAAATAAACGAGAACGAACGCCCTCTTTGACAACGATACGGTCGACAACAATTTCAATGGTATGTTTTTTATTCTTATCTAATTCAGGTACTTCTGAGATGTCATATAGTTCACCATTCACACGGACACGAACGTAACCTTCACGTTTAACCGTTTCGAAGACTTTCTTATGCTGCCCTTTTTTACCATTGACTAAAGGCGCTAAGATTTGTAACTTGGTTCTTTCTGGTAATTCAAGAACTCGATCTACCATTTGTTCAACTGACTGACTTGAAATTTCAGTGCCATCATTTGGACAAATCGGATGACCAACACGAGCGTATAATAATCTCAAGTAGTCATTGATTTCCGTAACAGTCCCCACTGTTGAACGGGGATTTTTACTCGTTGTTTTTTGATCGATCGAGATCGCTGGACTTAATCCATCAATACTATCGACATCTGGCTTATCCATTTGACCTAAAAACTGACGAGCATAAGCTGATAAACTTTCAACATAACGACGTTGTCCTTCAGCGTATAACGTGTCAAAAGCTAATGAACTTTTCCCAGACCCTGATAAACCAGTAATGACTACAAATTGATCACGAGGAATCGTGACATCTATATTTTTCAAATTATGTGCTCGCGCACCTTGAATGACTATTTTATCATTTGCCATTTTTCTACCTCCACTACTTATTTCCTGCTTTTAATTCTAATACTGTATCACGTAAGGTTGCAGCTCGTTCAAAATCGAGACTCTTAGCCGCATCCTTCATTTCTTTTTCTAGTTTCATAATAACGTCAGCTTGTTCTGCCTTAGTCATATCAGCATACTGTTCACTGATTGAATAACTTTCTTCTTTTTCAGCCACTTTAGTAATACTGATTAAATCACGAATTTCTTTGATAATTGTTTTTGGTTCAATGCCATGTTCTTTATTGTAGGCTTCTTGAATCTGACGACGACGTGCTGTTTCAGACATCGCTTTTTCCATTGAGTCAGTCACTTTATCAGCATATAAGATAACTCGACCGTCAGCATTACGAGCAGCACGACCAATCGTTTGAACGAGTGACCGTTCACTCCGTAAGAACCCTTCTTTATCAGCATCTAAAATCGCCACAAGAGAAACTTCTGGCACATCTAAACCTTCACGTAACAAGTTGATTCCGATTAAGACATCAAACTCACCTAGACGTAAATCACGAATGATTTCAGTTCGCTCCATCGTTTTGATATCACTATGTAAGTACTTCACTTTCATTCCTAATTCTTTTAAGTAATCTGTTAAGTCTTCTGACATTTTTTTCGTTAAAGTTGTAATGAAGACACGTTCATCTCGTTCAACACGTTCATTAATTTCACCAACTAAGTCATCAATTTGTCCCATAATTGGACGCACTTCAACTAGTGGATCTAACAAGCCAGTTGGACGAATGATTTGTTGAACAACCTTATCAGTCCGTTCCATTTCATAAGGACCTGGTGTGGCAGAGACATAAATAATTTGATTCACATGTTCTTCAAATTCTTCTAATCGCAAGGGACGGTTATCTAAAGCACTTGGTAATCTAAAACCATGATCAACTAACATTTGTTTACGTGCTCTATCCCCATTAAACATCCCCCGAATTTGCGGTAACGACACGTGAGATTCATCAGCAACAATTAGGAAATCTTCTGGGAAGAAGTCCAATAACGTATAGGGAGCTTCGCCCACTGCACGACCATCCATGAAGCGAGAATAGTTTTCAATACCCGAACAATAACCCATTTCACGCATCATTTCGATATCGTAATTAGTTCGTTGTTCTAAGCGTTGTGCTTCGATTAATTGATCTTCTTTTCTTAACTCTTCTAAGCGAGCCTCTAACTCAACTTCAATCTTTTTAATCGCATCTTCCATTTGATCATCGTTTGTAACAAAGTGTTTCGCAGGGAAAATCGCCACATGTTCACGTTCTCCTAAAATCTCACCTGTTAAGGCATCCACTTCTCTGATACG from Vagococcus coleopterorum includes:
- the uvrA gene encoding excinuclease ABC subunit UvrA, coding for MANDKIVIQGARAHNLKNIDVTIPRDQFVVITGLSGSGKSSLAFDTLYAEGQRRYVESLSAYARQFLGQMDKPDVDSIDGLSPAISIDQKTTSKNPRSTVGTVTEINDYLRLLYARVGHPICPNDGTEISSQSVEQMVDRVLELPERTKLQILAPLVNGKKGQHKKVFETVKREGYVRVRVNGELYDISEVPELDKNKKHTIEIVVDRIVVKEGVRSRLFDSFEAALRLAEGYALVDVIDQEEILFSEHYACPHCGFTVGELEPRLFSFNAPYGACSECDGLSMKLEVDEELVIPDPSLTLREGAFVPWNPITSNYYPQMLEQACKSFKIDMDIPYEKLKPAQKQLLLHGSEGKNFHFHYENDFGGVRDVDVPFEGILNNVQRRYQETSSDYVREQMKLYMTELPCQSCHGYRLNAQALSVKVGGKHIGEVSDYAIANALAFFDQVELSEQEKAIAKPILKEVHDRLSFLENVGLDYLTLSRSSGTLSGGEAQRIRLATQIGSNLSGVLYILDEPSIGLHQRDNDRLIESLKKMRDLGNTLIVVEHDEDTMRAADYLIDIGPGAGAKGGEIIAAGTPEEVEKNPNSLTGQYLSGKKEIAVPKTRRKGNGKKLRITGASENNLQNVSVDFPLGKFVAVTGVSGSGKSTLVNQILKKALAQKLNRNSNKPGKFKKMTGYESIDKMISIDQSPIGRTPRSNPATYTSVFDDIRDLFAQTTEAKVRGYKKGRFSFNVKGGRCEACRGDGIIKIEMHFLPDVYVPCEVCHGKRYNSETLEVHYKGKNIADILEMTCDDAVEFFQHIPKIKRKIQTIVDVGLGYVTLGQPATTLSGGEAQRMKLASELHKRSTGNSFYILDEPTTGLHTDDIARLLEVLDRLVEGGNTVLVIEHNLDVIKTADHLIDLGPEGGSGGGTILATGTPEQLAKVEESYTGHYLKEVLNK
- the uvrB gene encoding excinuclease ABC subunit UvrB codes for the protein MIEKEEQNLFQVVSKYEPAGDQPEAIRQLVEGVKNNQKEQILLGATGTGKTFTISNVIQEVNKPTLVLAHNKTLAGQLYGELKEFFPNNAVEYFVSYYDYYQPEAYVPSSDTFIEKDASINDEIDKLRHSATSSLLERNDVIVVASVSCIYGLGNPKEYQEQVLSIREGMEMDRSQIINALVDIQFERNDIDFQRGRFRVRGDVVEIFPASRDEHAMRIEFFGDEVERIREVDALTGEILGEREHVAIFPAKHFVTNDDQMEDAIKKIEVELEARLEELRKEDQLIEAQRLEQRTNYDIEMMREMGYCSGIENYSRFMDGRAVGEAPYTLLDFFPEDFLIVADESHVSLPQIRGMFNGDRARKQMLVDHGFRLPSALDNRPLRLEEFEEHVNQIIYVSATPGPYEMERTDKVVQQIIRPTGLLDPLVEVRPIMGQIDDLVGEINERVERDERVFITTLTKKMSEDLTDYLKELGMKVKYLHSDIKTMERTEIIRDLRLGEFDVLIGINLLREGLDVPEVSLVAILDADKEGFLRSERSLVQTIGRAARNADGRVILYADKVTDSMEKAMSETARRRQIQEAYNKEHGIEPKTIIKEIRDLISITKVAEKEESYSISEQYADMTKAEQADVIMKLEKEMKDAAKSLDFERAATLRDTVLELKAGNK